In the Diadema setosum chromosome 11, eeDiaSeto1, whole genome shotgun sequence genome, CTTGTGTATTCCTGGTGTTTTGGAATGATTTCTGGCAagtctgagaaaaaaaaaaacacccaaaacaaaCTATCTGTGCATTATGGAGGTGAAGACAAATACTCTGGAAGTAGATAAATGAGTTTGTGCAATTTGCAGAACGGGCAAAGGACAATGGAATTTTCATGCTAGCTCATCTGACGTGATCTAATAATGGCACTTAATTATAAAGCAAATGCTGTCTCAGTCTACACACGCGCATGTTCCAGCAATCAAAcgtacaaaaaaagaagaataagtcATGTTTTCTGATGGGATACGGATGACCAAGTAAGCATGAGGGAAGTAGCAGATAGCTGCATGTACTGAGTGACAAATGGTGGATGCATAACAAACTAGACGTTTATGAGGGCTGCTGAGTGACTCTGTGTGACTGTGAACAATATTTTCCTCACGTCCAATGACCTTGTGACATTTAACTCACATGTGAACCATCTGTACGTGAAACTCAGCAAGCAACCAAAAATACAGTGTTGTCTCTCGCATTACACAGACCGAGTCTACTTTGTGGATGATGGGTACGATATAGCTGAGTGCATACAGATGCTGCAATAACCAActgcaataaaaatgaaaactaTAAAAGCACTCGGTGAGCACAGATCTCAGTCAAGTAGCTCATTTACACCtgtacatgcatgctgaaaaaccCAATTTCCCAATGACAAAGAAGCCTTTGTTTACCTCATCAGCTTCCCGCATGCCGCGTGGCGCCTGGAgcaaaatgtgcactttaaGTGCATGTATGCAAACATCAAGTAcacgcagcttgaactccaaagttcattgaccctatttgccaagatttaaaaaaaaaaaaaaatccttcaaaatttAATCGTctcttccttgtgtcattatcaacttttcctgcaagtttcatccaaatctgttgataactttttgagttattttgcaaacagacaagcaaacaaaccaatgctGATAAAAACAGAacctccttggcagaggtaataatgatgataataataataataataataataataataataataataataataataataataataataataataataataataataataataatgataataataataataataataataataataataataataataataataataataataataatgataataataataataataataataataataataataataataataataataataataatgataataataataataataataataataataataataacaacaacaacaataataataatagtagggCAGTGAAGTGGCCTAGCTGTGGCTTCTTCATAGAAAATCTCTGAGAaatattttcttcctcttccaatgaaactataaaaaaatgaaagcatctGCCTTATGTTGCAGCTTTCAAGCGAATGAATGGACACAGACTACAACCAAACCACAACATGTCACAGAAGGTTGAACTTGATTCAAGATGATAAACCCACAAAGGTCCAATAATAACTGAATCTACATGAAATCGGTGACAAAAATGAGCGTGCAAGTGCACAAGAGTCCATGCATGCACATATAAATCTTTCTAGAGAGCTACTTTGGAAAAGCATGCATCACAGAATAAATTGTGGTCGAATCTCCCAAACGCCTCGATATTATTACCTGCAAATGCCTGGTGGGTACAAAGGAGGTCTAGGGCCTCGGGAGGGAGTGGGTGGGAGGGGGCAGGGGTGGTCTGCATGGTTGGCAGCATACCCCCTGAAATGGGGTAATGGGGTACGGGTAAGGGTGTGGGATAGAAGGCGTGGCATCAAAGATAAAGATTGATTGTTGGTTGATCGTTGAAACAAGTTCATGAGGAGGTAGGAGGTAACAGGAGAGAATGGAGAgaatcacacacacatttttgttaaaaaatttACAGCAAAAATATCCAACTGTCAAATATTCATTGCACTGAATGAAACTATATATAACTTGTACTTTCATAGATAAAGATAATTGGTAATTTTGTGGGAAAAGCTCAAGTCAGCTGTCAGCTAGATCCCTGTCAGTTTCCAATATCTTGTTGGAGGAAATGCAGCATATGAAGACACAAAAATGTCTTAAATTTACCAGTAAAACATGACAAGTTCTGTTCATTTGCGGAACACTAAAAAGCATGGGACATTACTGCATATCACTATAGAAGGCCATGCTGTAGGCTCATGTGAAAAACAACAGTGCTGAAAATGATGCATCCTTTAGCAACATATCATACCATCTTGTCTGACGGATACTGGAGGTTATCTATTAAAGCATTCGAGCATTTCAATGtcgtttttgtgtgtgtgttcaatgCTAAACAGAATTTAAAGTTTGAACTAATATTTCAGACATATTTTCAATGTCAGTCAGTACCTACAGGCGATAAAACTTTGCACTAAATACCACTACAATTATATCAGGAAACATCAGCCTTGGCAGCTAACTGCCATGTTGCTGTACAAGTCTCACCTGCTGATTGAGTATGGAAGTATGTACCAGCAGCGGGGCCTGTGATAACAGCGTCCCCTGGGCTCTGGGGTACCCCAGCCTGGGCCGAGCTCTGCACTTTGGGCATCGGGAAGCTGTTGGTGTAGTTTCCACCCCCAGAGCTCTGCCTTGCCGTCATGTCGCTTAGAGGCATCTGGCCGTAGCTCCCCATGGCCTGGTAGGAGGGCGACGTAGAGTAGGCTGCCATGGAAGAAGTGTGGCCAGGGCTGTATTGTTGGTGGGGAGGGTACTGCTGCGATGTCGGCGAGTAGCTGTGGGCTGCTGATGGCGATGTGGGTGGGAGGGTTGTCGCGGACTGGCCGGGCATGCTGTGTGAGGGCGCCTTGAAGGCGGAGCTCCCGCCGTGCAAGCCTTGTGACCTCTGCTGAGTGGCAGCAGTGATGTATGGAGTGTGGAGAGAGGTAGATTGTGATGATGGAGACACACGGATGTTGCCGTTGCCGGGGGAGACCTGCTGGCTCGACATTTGAGGTAGCGATGTTGGGTCCATGGCCCCGCCCACATTCATCCGTGAACTTGTCACACCTGATCTACCCTGTATCGGAGTATTGCTAGCAGACTGGGGGTAGGCCTTCGCATGACCACCACCTGGTACATTCTGCTTCTTTGCAACAGAACTTGTCGTCCCACCTTTCGGCTGCACAGTCTGGAGTTTTACCCGGCTGCTTGACTGGGCCGTCATTTTCTCAATAGTCATGTCCCTCATTAGTCTGATCACTGGCTGTGATACGGGTATGTCTCTCGTGGGCACATTGCCACCCATAGGACGGACCTTACCTGTCCCCACCATACCAGACGATGTCACATCCTTAGCCTGCAAGCCAGGCTCTTGATTGTGTAGAGTTCTCATGGTATGTGCGTTACTAATTGCCGACAACTTGGCAGCATATGGCTGCTGGCTGGGATCAAAGTCTGTACCTAGTTGCTTCGAGAATGGCTCTCCACCTGGTTTGACTGTCTTCTTCCCCAACCCTTGCCCACCCTTTGGTGTCAAGTCCACCTGTCCTAGCAAGCCACCACTCACGTCACTAGTCCTGTTCATAACTGTCTGGTTGAGGCTTCCAAGCGGACCTCCTGGAGGAACTGGTGTACTAGTTTCACTTGTGGAATCACCAGCATGCATATCTGTCACCAGTTCCTTGGATAGCAGCTGGTTCACCAGGAACTCTGGGTCAAGGGGTTGCAAGGGGGAGGAGCCCGGGTCCAGAATATCATGCTGACTGCTCAAGTTACTTTCCCCTGTGGTGGTAATACCGCTTGCACTTACATTGGCACCAGTCACATTGCCACCTTGACCAGCGCCGGTGCTCGGAGACACCTCCTGGTTGCTGTCGGAAGATAACACCCCCAACTCGGCCTCCTTCTGTTGAGAGCTAGGGATGTCTGCTCCCATGGAGTCCTCGCCGCTACCCACATAGTCCAGCAACGTCGGCACATCCTCCAAGTGCTGGGCGGTTATGGGACTGCCCACCATCTTGCTAATGGTTTGGGAGCTGGAAGGTTCATCCTCTGCCGGGACAGCTTCAGAGGCGGAGGGGGCGGGGTTCATGCttgacccctccccctcttccccGGCTTTCTTACTGACGAGTAACTTCCTCGGACCACCAGACATAACTTTACGCTGCTTGGCTGCACTGGAGGTCACCTGGTCATGAACATCTCGGCTTTCTTTGAATAGGTTCCTGGAGATTGACAGGGCAAAAAACACAAGATATAAACTGTTGACATACATCCTCTCGCCAAAACTCACAAAGAAAATCCACCTCGTATGACAGTTTGCATACCAACAACCCTGACAttcaatcaaacagaaaataaatggaTGAAAATATTGCAAAAGTAAGATTTTCCATCCATCTTCCACACATCACCAATAGTAAATTTTCACAATAGAAATGCAAGGTTGAACAAGGCTTCTTCTATTGTAAAAAACAGGAATATACCTACTGAAATGGAAAAGAAGGCATGTATGCATTCTGGGGTGACAATACTAGTAACATACAGAATCCCTGGTATAGGAGGCTGTCAACTATAACTGGAAATCCCTCAGTATGTCACACACACCATTAtatcaaaggaaacaaattagaATGGTACAGAGATATATCCAAACATTGACAGATTTGTACTGACATGTACAGTCTAACAATTTAAAGTGTCTGATATCTGACTAACACTCTtgaacaacatcaacaacaaaaaacattgcAGGCAGGAGTCTTCTACAGACAGTGGTCCTCTGAAGTATCTAACTGACGCCCATAAACTCTGTCCCAGTTCAATTTCAGGGTACTAAGCTTGTCACTGTTGGCAGGAGTTGACCCTACCTTGTTTGGATCCAATCCTTGGGCCAGAGACCCTTGACCTCTGACTCCAGGAATGCCTTGAGGTACTCCTCGGCAGACTGGGTTCGAGACTTGCTGATCTCAAACGTCTTCACCTTCACCAGAACAACATCGCACAGCAGCTTTCTGATTCGTGGCAAACAGGTAGTTTAGAGGTTGAAGAAAGCATGGTAAAAAAATGCTGAGTAGGTAATGTCCTTTAACAATTAATAACATAACAATATTGCAACAAATTGACAAACTGCCTAACAGCAATAGAAATGCACACAGATTATTCAGtatcttagtagtagccatgataaaaatcatgggcatacacacTCGGGTCTTGAACAAACAACCTTCTGATTGTTAGACTGGCGTCATGCCCACTAGAATGTATAACCTCTCTTCTGCCCAATAGCCAGTGATGGTTCTAATCCCTTATCACAGTGGGTACTGCATATTAATCATATTAATGATTCTGGCATCGAGTTGTTCTTactgcaactgactgacaaatgaTGATTTACTTGCAATGAGAACAACTTGATATGAGAATCactaatttgaagaaaattgttaTACTGCCATACAAAAGTGTAATGCACACacactgagaaaaaaatattcagaacaCTGATAACCATAgcacagaacaacaacaaaaaaaaaaaaaaattcacctcatacaatgaagagaaataaagacTAAGCTGAGTGAAAAGTATCAATACTTTTTCCAGTCAGTGCAAGGTATGAATcaaaaatatcacagaaataaCATCCTTCATCCCTTGCAGTAAGAGGGGTAAAACACAAGAGGGAAATTCTTGATAACATGTAGATAGTGTGGCTTTTCTGGACtgattctattttattttatttatttatttatttttttgatagATACATGGCCTACCTCAGCCTGTCGTCCCAGACAAATTTCTTCTTTGGTGGTTTCTGCTCTATCATTTTGCCATCAGGTCCTTGAACCCTGTAAACGAAAAAGAAATGAGCATTCCCACTCAAAAATCCTGTCACAGGCACAATCATGCTCTCAAAACATAACCCCAGCAAACAatatggttccatgacattccTAGATTTTAGAAGGAATGTACCATTTTACTAATATACCATTTATACCATTGcacatttgataaaaaatgtgaaattatccttgacaaaaaaaaagactacatATGACTACACACTTGTTAAAAATATCATACAATCATATCTGACTGGtaataaattcattcattttttttttttcatttttttactAGTTATGGGAAAATAatcttgaacattttcacaAAGTTTTAAAAACTCTAGGCACAACCATGTCACTTGCATCCTGCTTCAAAAAGTGGAAGCTTCAATGGTAACAAAAGCAAGAGGAGAAACCAGTCCTTGTCATAAAGCGGGTATCACATTGGCCGGGAGACTAAGTGGTGACCTGGTGGCGATTCGAGCCTCTGCTGTTTTGTGGAAACGTCTAGGTGACGTCTCCTGGAGACTAGCTGGGTCTCCGGAGATCgcaagaaaatcaaacatgtttgatttttatgaaaaactTGTCCACTCTCAAGCAGGTTTCAGAGATGTCTCAACTACATCCCGCAACATCTCTATTAGTTGTGGCAACACCATTGAGACGCATTCTGTCTGCTCCTTGAAAGACGTGGCCACCACGTCTCCAAGATGTGCTGGTTTCAGAGACATCTTTGCTACATCTCTGCAACATCTCATCAGTTGCAGCAACACCATACAGACGTCTTTTAGTCTGCTCCTTGGAAGACATCGCCGCCACGTCTCCAAGATGTTGTTGGAGACCAGGACGACTGAGGAGATGTGGCGACGTCTCTGTGATGCTGCATGACCCACTTCAGAGACCATCGAACTAAGCATTTGTTGGCATGGAGTCATCTCCACTCCTTGTCCAAGTCAGGTACATCCAGTCAAGGTCTTTGTTATTTGTCACTTATTCCCGCTACTGCTGCTGCTCCTTGTGCTACCCTGGAAGAGGATCTAATTCCTTGTCTTGTCAGGGGACATTCCCTCCACCGGGCCACCTAAGGGCAGTGGGGGGCCAGAAGGGCACGACGGAGGAGGATGAAGCGGTTGTAGCAGCTTCAGCACGGTTTGTGGATGCTGAGGCAGCAGCAGATGCTAGAGCAGATGAGGAAGATGGCTCCAGGGGTGATCCAACTAGAAAGCAATATTGGTTGTGATCTTGTCAACAGACATCTCGGACATTGCCCTTCAGTAGACATGGTGAGAGCGCAAGCCTTtgtttgggggagggggtgtctcTCCAGTTGCCACGACTGATCGGTCACTGCAGTTGTGAAGTCTATACAGTTGTGAAGTCTCTGCCAATGAGATAGGCCCTACAACCAGCACTTACATGTTTAGCATCGCCTCGTCAACCTCTGACCTGTAACGCCTTTCTTGCTCTGGCAGGACTTCAGCAACAGCTAGGAAAAGACAAATAGAAACATTCTTCGAAATTAAGTAGGAACAAAGATTGAGTCCATACTACATCTTACCCTCATCAATTTGCTGGCATTGAAAGGAAATTCAATCCTGATATTATGTTGCTTTAGTATACGAACACAGAAATATCAGAGAAGTACTgcaaatcagtaaaaaaaaaaaattgggggggggggggaaccagaCATATTAAAAATGTTATGAACTGAAAAAGTTCAGAGAGTAACACAAATTAGCAACTTGTCTTGACTACCACACAAATATCAGTAGAAGGAGATGCGGGAATGGGTATTACAAGAAATGCAGAGGAAGCACTAACCTTCCCTGAGTCTCTGTAGAGGTTCCTTCAGTTGATTGTCCTGAGCTCCCAGCTGTAACTTCTTGGCTCTCTTCTGCAGCGTCAGCTTCGTGCACGGCAGGTGATTGGCCAGATGGCCGTACACTGCCGACCGCTTGCCGCAGCTCAAAACCCTCGTCCCATGCTCAATCCTGGGTggaaacaacacaaacaacattGAGGCAACACTGAAAACCGAAATCTAGCACAAAATGTAGAGCGGAAGACATCATGGCATGCACtgatcaacaaaaacaactcaCAGCgataatgatcatgatgaaaaaaaaaaaatgattgtgaCATTAGTAACGTAAAATTGTAATACAATTAAAGCTGGGTTTTCATGCTTTCAATTTTTTGCTCTCTTGATATTGATGAAAGTACACTACATGTGCCCTCCATGATTGTAAAACTGAGCAAAGAATCAAGTAACAGCAGTGTGCTGAACCTTGTCTTTCCTGGCTGTATCAAACATGTTTCAGAGTATATTTCTGTCtatgacaaaacaaaactttg is a window encoding:
- the LOC140234617 gene encoding uncharacterized protein codes for the protein MAERRRIIPASVGPLFSDQRDTKTPPALRLELDLRETTEETCPEFAYPVLVKNAGGEEAKESKVFNDVEEDDLAGLAAIAKKFEDKYNVPSKKGKKKRIRLEDLLDAGMGYDESDPFVDNSECYDELVPSSLTTQFGGFYINTGQLKFREVSDSDDGDFQGKKSKTPKKKKKLKLENGERKKEKKMKRKFSSDSGGTGDRISKKVKKHLQKKLREEKKRRKRGPRIIRTPTVAELLKRNNVESPQPPQPRPATSSVNGAPTSAAVAVARTAVSQAPSSTAQRAVSSVGGTPGGMDMSLDLGISEADLNMDKELMGAMKMTLAAMNGTDGLEGMGLTGGGAAGSGGDVDSDANVSPVAPGAEEGSSKQIVPLPHALPLQLVDNIQKIKEAARKSVEGKTKFFNGYVNGLLLKIEHGTRVLSCGKRSAVYGHLANHLPCTKLTLQKRAKKLQLGAQDNQLKEPLQRLREAVAEVLPEQERRYRSEVDEAMLNMVQGPDGKMIEQKPPKKKFVWDDRLRKLLCDVVLVKVKTFEISKSRTQSAEEYLKAFLESEVKGLWPKDWIQTRNLFKESRDVHDQVTSSAAKQRKVMSGGPRKLLVSKKAGEEGEGSSMNPAPSASEAVPAEDEPSSSQTISKMVGSPITAQHLEDVPTLLDYVGSGEDSMGADIPSSQQKEAELGVLSSDSNQEVSPSTGAGQGGNVTGANVSASGITTTGESNLSSQHDILDPGSSPLQPLDPEFLVNQLLSKELVTDMHAGDSTSETSTPVPPGGPLGSLNQTVMNRTSDVSGGLLGQVDLTPKGGQGLGKKTVKPGGEPFSKQLGTDFDPSQQPYAAKLSAISNAHTMRTLHNQEPGLQAKDVTSSGMVGTGKVRPMGGNVPTRDIPVSQPVIRLMRDMTIEKMTAQSSSRVKLQTVQPKGGTTSSVAKKQNVPGGGHAKAYPQSASNTPIQGRSGVTSSRMNVGGAMDPTSLPQMSSQQVSPGNGNIRVSPSSQSTSLHTPYITAATQQRSQGLHGGSSAFKAPSHSMPGQSATTLPPTSPSAAHSYSPTSQQYPPHQQYSPGHTSSMAAYSTSPSYQAMGSYGQMPLSDMTARQSSGGGNYTNSFPMPKVQSSAQAGVPQSPGDAVITGPAAGTYFHTQSADPRYVGDGSSSQHRIH